In Micrococcales bacterium, the following proteins share a genomic window:
- a CDS encoding glycerol-3-phosphate dehydrogenase/oxidase, with protein MSSLVSIDRFVENPALDEVAVDVLVVGGGITGAAVAYEAASRGLRVTMVEERDFGGATSAATGKLIHGGLRYLKQLEIRLVRESLRERRILSNIAPNLIDVYPIVLPDSDLLVRAGLTAYDILSWDRNRVYDPAKKIPRHRWLDSEEALYHDCLMISPERLTLAFIRSASVAGALISNHTRADALLTERGAVVGARVHDAFTGRELTIHSEVVVNATGPWAFDTLTESPVTAGTAGPPPSVRSEGIYLITRQLTDVMTLHVTPTGHFSCAPWRGHSMIGPTEKAYRGPVSDWRVSRESVEEFLAAINTSGMLPTELTLSDVQHAYGGLRPLTEDAGGDTYNASRAAEVVDHAEPEHGRIAGLVTAAGGKYTTSRGFAHSVVELVAGKLGRRLSPSRTAQAALHGCGTGPIEDFVQHSIRRNPDFSAGTVRYLARHHGTEHDEVLDVARTEPGLSHVLDADGEMLAQVAVAARHESARTLTDVLLRRTGLGTLGLPADDVLEACADVLGNELGWDDSRRRTEVEHAVAALSLPW; from the coding sequence ATGAGTTCCCTGGTCTCGATCGACCGGTTCGTCGAAAACCCGGCCCTCGACGAGGTCGCTGTCGATGTCCTGGTCGTGGGGGGCGGCATCACCGGTGCCGCCGTCGCGTACGAAGCAGCAAGCCGCGGACTTCGGGTGACCATGGTCGAGGAGCGCGACTTCGGTGGGGCCACCTCGGCCGCGACCGGCAAGCTGATCCACGGCGGCCTGCGGTACTTGAAGCAGCTCGAGATCCGCCTGGTCCGGGAGTCGCTGCGAGAACGCCGGATTCTGAGCAACATCGCGCCCAACCTCATCGACGTCTACCCCATCGTGCTGCCCGACTCCGACCTGCTGGTGCGAGCCGGACTGACCGCGTACGACATCCTCTCGTGGGACCGCAACCGCGTGTACGACCCCGCGAAGAAGATCCCGCGCCACCGCTGGCTCGACTCCGAGGAGGCGCTGTACCACGACTGTCTGATGATCAGTCCCGAGCGCCTGACCCTGGCATTCATCAGGTCGGCGTCGGTCGCGGGCGCGCTGATCTCCAATCACACGCGGGCCGACGCCTTGCTCACCGAGCGCGGCGCGGTCGTCGGCGCAAGGGTCCATGACGCCTTCACCGGCCGGGAACTGACAATCCACAGCGAGGTGGTGGTCAATGCGACCGGACCTTGGGCGTTCGACACGCTGACGGAATCGCCGGTCACTGCCGGCACCGCAGGCCCACCGCCGTCCGTCCGCTCCGAGGGGATCTACCTCATCACCCGTCAGCTGACGGATGTGATGACCCTCCACGTAACCCCGACGGGGCACTTCAGCTGTGCACCCTGGCGCGGGCACAGCATGATCGGCCCCACCGAGAAGGCCTATCGGGGACCGGTCTCCGACTGGCGCGTGAGCCGGGAGAGCGTGGAGGAGTTCCTCGCCGCCATCAACACGTCCGGGATGCTGCCCACCGAACTGACCTTGTCGGACGTGCAGCACGCGTACGGCGGGCTACGACCACTGACCGAGGATGCCGGTGGGGACACGTACAACGCTTCGCGCGCGGCCGAGGTCGTCGATCACGCCGAGCCTGAGCATGGCCGGATCGCGGGTCTGGTCACCGCTGCGGGCGGCAAATACACCACCAGTCGAGGGTTCGCCCACTCCGTGGTGGAGCTGGTCGCCGGCAAGCTCGGCCGCCGGCTGAGCCCGAGCCGCACCGCGCAGGCAGCACTGCATGGCTGCGGCACCGGACCCATCGAGGACTTCGTGCAGCACAGCATCCGGCGCAACCCGGACTTCTCCGCCGGGACTGTGCGCTACCTGGCCCGTCATCACGGCACCGAGCATGACGAGGTGCTCGACGTCGCGCGCACCGAGCCCGGCTTGTCACACGTCCTGGATGCCGACGGCGAGATGCTGGCCCAGGTGGCGGTGGCCGCACGCCACGAGTCGGCGCGGACGCTCACGGACGTGCTGCTCCGGCGCACCGGGCTGGGTACCCTGGGGCTGCCCGCCGACGACGTGCTGGAAGCCTGCGCGGATGTCCTGGGGAACGAACTCGGCTGGGACGACTCCCGCCGCCGGACCGAGGTCGAGCATGCGGTGGCGGCTCTGTCGCTGCCGTGGTGA
- a CDS encoding SHOCT domain-containing protein → MMGYYNTYGWNSWMLIVMLIWPLVLAAAIWAVVWITRDRAGPRHGLSEETPIEVLKRRFASGDITTEEYLESRAILNNDSSRAVQRP, encoded by the coding sequence ATGATGGGCTACTACAACACCTACGGATGGAACAGTTGGATGCTGATCGTCATGCTGATCTGGCCACTCGTCCTGGCCGCCGCGATCTGGGCCGTGGTCTGGATCACGAGGGATCGGGCGGGTCCACGTCACGGCCTGTCCGAAGAGACACCCATCGAGGTGCTGAAGCGCCGCTTCGCCAGTGGTGACATCACGACCGAGGAGTACCTGGAATCGCGCGCCATCCTGAACAATGACAGCAGCCGCGCAGTGCAGCGTCCCTGA
- a CDS encoding NAD(P)-binding domain-containing protein — MERTDVLVIGAGQAGLAASHELTSAGVEHLVLDRARIGQAWTDRWDSFCLVTPSALTLNLPGMPYDGDDPEGYLSRAGIVEYLQRYAAGAPVRQEVEVRSLERRTEGFRARTSQGEFSARRVVVATGAYQRPYRPPGAASLPPSLPALDLSDYRNPSVLPPGRVLVVGSGQSGCQIAEELHQAGRDIVLACGRAPWLHRRIAGRDMFWWAVESGFLDQPVASLPGPQALLFANVQGSGRDGGHDLHYRTLHDMGVTLAGHFDGAREGRIHFVDDLPNSVAWGDARRSDLLQLFARTAQERGLPKPDSPEPDPFREHGPASIPLAALGAVVFAGGFRPDYRAWLPWPEAFDATGFPLQKDGRSTVIDDLYFLGVHFMRTRRSSLMFGVGDDAKVVAAAIAGTAPGA, encoded by the coding sequence ATGGAACGCACCGACGTCCTCGTGATCGGTGCCGGGCAGGCAGGGCTGGCTGCCAGTCATGAACTCACCAGCGCCGGCGTCGAACACCTGGTGCTGGACCGCGCCAGAATCGGGCAGGCCTGGACCGACCGCTGGGACTCTTTCTGCCTGGTGACCCCCAGTGCGCTCACGCTGAACCTCCCGGGGATGCCTTACGACGGCGACGACCCGGAGGGGTACCTGTCGCGGGCGGGCATCGTGGAGTACCTGCAGCGCTACGCGGCCGGGGCGCCGGTCAGGCAGGAGGTCGAGGTCCGGTCCCTGGAGCGCCGGACTGAGGGATTCCGGGCACGGACTTCTCAAGGCGAATTCTCCGCCCGCCGGGTCGTCGTGGCGACCGGGGCGTATCAGAGGCCTTACCGCCCCCCGGGTGCCGCATCCCTTCCGCCGTCACTGCCCGCCCTCGATCTGAGCGACTACCGCAATCCGTCTGTCCTGCCACCGGGCCGGGTCCTGGTGGTGGGAAGCGGACAGTCCGGTTGCCAGATCGCCGAGGAACTGCACCAGGCCGGCCGCGACATCGTGCTCGCGTGTGGCAGAGCGCCGTGGTTGCACCGCAGGATCGCCGGACGGGACATGTTCTGGTGGGCGGTCGAATCCGGGTTCCTGGACCAACCGGTGGCATCGTTGCCAGGCCCGCAGGCGCTCCTGTTTGCCAACGTCCAGGGTTCGGGCCGCGATGGTGGCCATGACCTGCACTACCGGACCCTGCATGACATGGGAGTCACACTCGCCGGCCATTTCGACGGCGCCCGTGAGGGTCGCATCCACTTCGTTGACGACCTCCCGAACAGCGTCGCATGGGGTGACGCGCGCCGTTCAGACCTGCTCCAGCTGTTCGCGCGTACCGCGCAGGAGCGGGGACTGCCGAAACCTGATTCCCCGGAGCCCGACCCCTTCCGGGAGCACGGTCCTGCCTCCATCCCGTTGGCTGCCCTGGGCGCTGTCGTGTTCGCGGGTGGGTTCCGCCCTGACTACCGTGCCTGGCTGCCCTGGCCGGAGGCCTTCGATGCCACCGGCTTCCCGCTCCAGAAAGATGGGCGCAGCACGGTCATCGACGATCTGTACTTCCTCGGGGTGCACTTCATGCGGACGCGGCGCTCGTCACTGATGTTCGGTGTGGGTGATGACGCCAAGGTCGTGGCTGCCGCGATCGCGGGGACGGCACCGGGTGCCTGA
- a CDS encoding copper-translocating P-type ATPase has translation MDHTDTASRYVCPMHPEVVDDKPSDCPICGMRLVPAAEVAGHAGHGHAPAAKPAAQHPVDKVLYTCPMHPEVVRDRPGRCPICGMHLEPMTPQLVDDSDRQEYRNMRRRFWVSVPLSLAVLSIAMLGFPPLPMDVMPWAELVLASPVVLWAAGPFFVWAVQSVRHRSPNMWTLIGLGVAAAYGYSVLAVIVPGSFPDALKDDGKVPLYFEAAAIICTLTLLGQVLELRARATTGDAIKGLLQLAPAVARRIAPDGAEEDVDLAVVVVGDRVRVRPGEKVPVDGLVESGQSAVDESMLTGEPVPVDKAPGDSVIGGTLNTTGSLVVRASQVGSDTVLARVVEMVASAQRSKAPMQRLADRVAGVFVLAVIGIALVTFFVWGLVGPDPSWGHALVNAVSVLIIACPCALGLATPMSVMVGSGLGARHGVLFKDAAAMEKLREVDTLIVDKTGTLTVGRPTVSRVIPAQGFAGDEVLGAAASVNQGSEHPLARAITEAAASIALTQAEAFEARPGFGVAGVVDGRSVLAGNADLMRQEGVEMSAALEAEAPAGETAIRVAIDGKEAGLICLRDEVKQSTPQAVAQLHREGLTLVMATGDAEGPARQVAQTLGIDEFRAGVKPDDKLALVDELQRRGSLVAMAGDGINDAPALAQADIGIAMGTGSDIAIDSAEITLVKGDLRGISAARGVSRATVRNMKQNLGFAFLYNTLGIPIAAGVLYPFTGLLLSPIIAAAAMSLSSVSVIVNALRLRSARV, from the coding sequence ATGGATCACACGGATACGGCATCCCGATATGTATGCCCCATGCATCCCGAGGTGGTCGACGACAAACCCTCGGACTGCCCGATCTGCGGTATGCGGTTGGTGCCGGCGGCTGAGGTCGCGGGGCACGCCGGTCACGGACATGCGCCCGCGGCCAAACCAGCGGCACAACACCCCGTGGACAAGGTTCTGTACACCTGCCCGATGCATCCGGAGGTCGTGCGCGATCGCCCCGGGCGCTGCCCGATCTGCGGGATGCACTTGGAGCCGATGACACCGCAACTCGTCGACGACTCCGACCGGCAGGAGTACCGCAACATGCGGCGGCGGTTCTGGGTCTCTGTGCCGCTGTCACTGGCAGTGCTGTCCATTGCGATGCTCGGGTTCCCGCCGTTGCCGATGGATGTAATGCCGTGGGCGGAACTCGTGCTCGCCAGTCCTGTTGTCCTGTGGGCTGCCGGCCCCTTCTTCGTCTGGGCGGTGCAATCGGTGCGCCACCGCAGCCCGAACATGTGGACGCTCATCGGCCTCGGGGTGGCTGCCGCCTACGGCTACTCGGTGCTCGCTGTGATCGTCCCGGGGAGCTTCCCGGATGCGCTGAAGGACGACGGCAAGGTCCCTCTGTACTTCGAAGCCGCCGCAATCATCTGCACGCTCACCCTTCTGGGTCAGGTGCTGGAACTGCGGGCGCGTGCCACGACGGGCGACGCGATCAAGGGACTGCTGCAACTCGCTCCCGCCGTGGCTCGTCGCATCGCCCCGGACGGCGCCGAGGAGGACGTCGATCTCGCGGTGGTCGTGGTCGGTGATCGGGTACGCGTGCGGCCGGGTGAGAAGGTTCCGGTCGACGGGTTGGTGGAGTCCGGTCAGTCGGCGGTCGACGAGTCGATGCTCACCGGTGAACCAGTACCCGTGGACAAGGCGCCAGGCGACAGCGTGATCGGTGGCACGCTGAACACCACCGGCAGCCTCGTCGTGCGCGCCTCCCAGGTCGGGTCAGACACGGTGCTTGCGCGGGTAGTGGAGATGGTCGCTTCGGCGCAACGCTCCAAGGCCCCGATGCAGCGCCTGGCCGACAGAGTCGCGGGGGTGTTCGTGCTGGCGGTCATCGGAATTGCGCTCGTGACGTTCTTCGTGTGGGGTCTGGTCGGTCCGGATCCGAGTTGGGGACACGCCTTGGTGAACGCGGTTTCCGTCCTGATCATCGCCTGCCCCTGCGCATTGGGTCTGGCCACGCCCATGTCCGTCATGGTCGGCAGCGGCCTCGGTGCGCGCCACGGCGTGCTGTTCAAGGACGCCGCCGCGATGGAGAAGCTGCGGGAAGTCGACACCCTGATCGTCGACAAGACCGGGACGCTGACGGTCGGGCGCCCGACGGTCAGTCGCGTGATCCCTGCGCAGGGCTTCGCCGGGGATGAGGTGTTGGGCGCAGCCGCCAGTGTGAACCAGGGCAGCGAGCATCCGCTGGCCCGGGCCATCACCGAGGCGGCAGCCTCGATCGCCCTGACGCAGGCTGAGGCCTTCGAGGCCAGGCCCGGTTTCGGGGTGGCAGGCGTCGTCGACGGACGGTCCGTTCTGGCAGGGAACGCTGATCTCATGCGTCAGGAGGGTGTGGAGATGTCTGCGGCTCTGGAGGCGGAGGCCCCCGCGGGCGAGACCGCGATCAGGGTCGCCATCGACGGCAAGGAGGCCGGCCTCATCTGCCTGCGGGACGAGGTGAAGCAGAGCACGCCGCAGGCGGTCGCGCAGTTGCACCGGGAAGGGCTCACCCTGGTCATGGCCACGGGGGATGCCGAGGGTCCGGCGCGTCAGGTGGCGCAGACGTTGGGGATCGACGAGTTCCGGGCGGGTGTGAAGCCGGACGACAAGCTCGCACTTGTCGATGAACTGCAGCGGCGGGGGAGCCTCGTCGCGATGGCCGGCGACGGCATCAACGACGCCCCAGCCCTGGCGCAGGCCGACATCGGGATCGCCATGGGTACGGGTAGCGACATCGCGATCGACTCCGCCGAGATCACTCTGGTCAAGGGCGACCTTCGCGGAATCAGTGCCGCCCGCGGGGTGTCCCGCGCGACAGTGCGGAACATGAAGCAGAACCTCGGGTTCGCATTCCTCTACAACACCCTCGGCATCCCCATCGCTGCCGGCGTCCTCTACCCTTTCACCGGGCTGCTGCTGTCCCCGATCATCGCGGCCGCCGCCATGAGCCTGTCCAGCGTCTCGGTCATCGTCAACGCACTCCGGCTACGGAGCGCCCGCGTATGA
- a CDS encoding TetR/AcrR family transcriptional regulator, with amino-acid sequence MESGLRRVPVQQRSREKVERALRAAEELLEREGLTALTLSRVAEEAGVSVGALYQYLPDREAIVAALSTMYYARLEEGMDELVAGLTAERSTDPVGEVIEAIARMYRGQSATRALRAGLQGAEQLALGRAHKQRMVAKVQILLVAYGMVAADAPDTVARTIFFAADGVMHEVFAEGEQGDGALLDELEAMLRSYLGRG; translated from the coding sequence GTGGAATCGGGGTTGCGTCGGGTGCCCGTGCAGCAGCGGTCCCGGGAGAAGGTGGAGCGGGCACTGCGGGCGGCGGAGGAGTTGCTCGAACGCGAGGGCCTTACTGCACTGACGTTGTCCCGGGTCGCCGAGGAGGCCGGCGTGTCCGTGGGCGCGCTGTACCAGTACCTCCCGGACCGGGAGGCGATCGTGGCAGCGCTGTCAACGATGTACTACGCCCGCCTCGAGGAGGGCATGGACGAGTTGGTCGCCGGACTGACTGCCGAGCGCTCGACCGATCCGGTCGGGGAAGTCATCGAAGCGATCGCCCGGATGTACCGAGGGCAGTCGGCGACCCGGGCTCTGCGCGCCGGCCTGCAGGGAGCCGAACAACTGGCGCTGGGCCGCGCGCACAAGCAGCGGATGGTGGCCAAGGTGCAGATCCTGCTGGTCGCCTACGGGATGGTCGCCGCGGACGCGCCGGACACCGTCGCTCGCACGATCTTCTTCGCTGCCGACGGGGTGATGCACGAGGTCTTCGCGGAAGGCGAGCAGGGTGACGGCGCGTTGCTCGATGAACTTGAGGCGATGTTGCGGTCGTATCTCGGGCGGGGCTAG
- a CDS encoding phosphotransferase, giving the protein MTTFEDLGEPIATGRSARIYDWPDDDLVVKIFEPDYDPAQVDVERDSLVEAGRLGVRVCACHGEVTVDGHPGLLLERVIGDSLTKQAERNPLRIRTGARALARTHVQVHAQPTEKFTDIRDAAVAALDTPPLAFLDDPQRALACELISPLPAGDRMLHLDFHTENVFAQGDDYVVIDWQTTLRGDPAADVAMTVLLIRDAELWPGTPLIKRLLVQRIRGIVLSTYLGEYLRLTGMTMEQVDAWRLPVVILRMSILDIASERPRFQREVLDLLAGAS; this is encoded by the coding sequence ATGACGACGTTCGAGGATCTCGGCGAGCCCATCGCCACCGGCCGCAGCGCGCGGATCTACGACTGGCCAGACGACGACCTGGTGGTCAAGATCTTCGAACCCGACTACGACCCTGCCCAGGTCGATGTGGAACGGGACTCCCTCGTGGAGGCCGGGCGACTCGGCGTGCGGGTGTGCGCTTGCCACGGCGAAGTCACGGTCGACGGCCATCCCGGCTTGCTGTTGGAGCGCGTGATCGGCGACTCCCTGACGAAGCAGGCCGAGCGCAACCCCCTGCGGATCCGTACGGGTGCACGAGCGCTTGCCCGCACCCACGTGCAGGTACACGCGCAGCCGACGGAGAAGTTCACGGATATCCGGGACGCTGCCGTCGCTGCCCTGGACACGCCACCGCTGGCGTTCCTGGACGATCCTCAGCGCGCGCTGGCGTGCGAGCTCATCTCCCCACTGCCCGCCGGCGACCGGATGCTCCACCTCGACTTCCACACTGAGAACGTCTTCGCGCAGGGCGACGACTACGTCGTGATCGACTGGCAGACGACCCTGCGCGGGGATCCCGCGGCGGACGTGGCCATGACGGTGCTGCTGATCCGGGACGCCGAACTGTGGCCGGGCACGCCGCTGATCAAGCGACTGCTGGTACAGCGCATCCGCGGCATCGTCTTGTCGACGTACCTCGGGGAATACCTGCGACTCACCGGCATGACCATGGAACAGGTCGACGCGTGGCGTCTGCCGGTGGTCATCCTGCGCATGAGCATCCTCGACATCGCCAGCGAACGTCCGCGGTTCCAGCGCGAGGTCCTCGACCTGCTGGCCGGCGCATCATGA
- a CDS encoding HAMP domain-containing histidine kinase, whose protein sequence is MSRPARLGARLFIAQLLVIGITFLALLVTVVLIAPGLFLHHLEMTGEDSLVVQMHAQQAFEASVGRALLAAAAVAIVAAILLSWFLARRVSRPITALAASAESVAHGNYDVSVPQAGFGTELHTLSRAFQDMAESLASTDEARTQLLSDLSHEIRTPLATLEAHIDGMEDGVVPPSAANFEVMRAEVHRLRRLASDVRLAAQAQEHALDLHLTPVAVRDLMEAACALFQARYRDKGIQLRNTCEHPGHVVTVDPDRMQQVLGNLLDNALRHTAPGGRVEIGCLQRGTVTEITVTDTGEGLAEGDLERIFNRFQRLDDARLSDTAGSGLGLTIARALVQNQRGDLTASSRGPGAGSTFTIRLPSQPG, encoded by the coding sequence ATGAGCCGTCCGGCACGGTTGGGCGCACGACTGTTCATCGCCCAACTGCTCGTCATCGGAATCACCTTCCTCGCACTGCTGGTCACGGTGGTACTCATCGCACCTGGCCTGTTCCTCCATCACCTCGAGATGACTGGGGAGGATTCCCTCGTGGTGCAGATGCACGCACAGCAGGCTTTCGAGGCCTCCGTCGGCCGGGCCCTGCTCGCGGCGGCAGCGGTGGCGATCGTCGCCGCGATCCTGCTGTCGTGGTTCCTCGCGCGCAGAGTCAGCCGCCCCATCACGGCCCTCGCCGCGTCGGCGGAATCCGTGGCTCACGGCAACTACGACGTATCGGTGCCCCAGGCGGGGTTCGGCACCGAACTCCACACGCTCTCCCGCGCCTTCCAGGACATGGCCGAAAGCCTGGCGTCCACGGACGAGGCGCGCACCCAGTTGCTGTCGGACCTTTCGCACGAGATACGGACCCCCTTGGCCACCCTGGAGGCCCACATCGATGGGATGGAGGACGGCGTCGTGCCCCCGTCGGCAGCGAACTTCGAGGTGATGCGAGCCGAAGTGCATCGGCTGCGGCGCCTGGCAAGTGACGTGCGCCTTGCCGCGCAGGCCCAGGAGCATGCACTCGACCTCCACTTGACCCCTGTCGCGGTCCGCGACCTGATGGAGGCGGCGTGCGCCTTGTTCCAGGCGCGGTACCGGGACAAGGGCATCCAGTTGCGCAACACGTGCGAGCATCCGGGCCATGTGGTCACGGTGGATCCCGACCGCATGCAGCAGGTCCTCGGGAACCTGCTCGACAACGCCCTGCGTCACACGGCCCCGGGTGGACGGGTGGAGATCGGCTGCCTTCAGCGCGGAACCGTCACGGAGATCACCGTCACGGACACCGGGGAGGGTTTGGCGGAAGGCGACCTCGAGCGCATCTTCAACCGGTTCCAGCGACTGGACGATGCCCGCCTTTCGGATACGGCGGGCAGTGGACTGGGTTTGACCATCGCTCGCGCGCTCGTCCAGAACCAGCGGGGCGACCTGACGGCGTCCAGCCGCGGTCCGGGCGCCGGAAGCACCTTCACGATCAGGTTGCCCAGCCAGCCGGGCTGA
- a CDS encoding SDR family oxidoreductase: MSQSVALVTGAANGIGRATTEHLLRDGWSVAAFDVDTEALSSLPSGPCLHTGRLDVTDEAQWREAVAGLDRLDLLGNNAGLLSSADFTQIPAARHRAIVEVNVLGVINGALASFPLLAQTPGSVMVSLASASAMYGQPDLATYSATKFAIRGLTEALDLEWAGHDIRVLDLWPMFVRTSMVDGLRATSGDRLGVHLSPDDVATALLKAVTQVRENPASARIRNPHIPVGGQARLLTALAQVTPHWANRLITKAATGR, encoded by the coding sequence ATGTCCCAGTCCGTCGCCCTCGTCACCGGCGCTGCGAACGGTATCGGCCGCGCCACCACCGAACACCTCTTGCGGGACGGGTGGTCCGTGGCCGCGTTCGATGTCGACACCGAGGCGCTCAGCTCGTTGCCGTCCGGGCCGTGCCTGCACACCGGGCGCCTGGACGTGACCGACGAAGCCCAGTGGCGCGAGGCGGTGGCCGGACTCGATCGCCTGGATCTTCTGGGCAACAACGCGGGGCTGCTGAGTTCGGCCGACTTCACGCAGATCCCCGCCGCTCGGCACCGGGCCATCGTGGAAGTGAACGTGCTCGGCGTCATCAACGGCGCCCTCGCTTCGTTCCCGCTGCTGGCCCAGACCCCCGGGTCGGTAATGGTCAGCCTGGCTTCAGCCTCAGCAATGTACGGCCAGCCAGATCTCGCGACCTACTCCGCCACGAAGTTCGCGATCCGTGGGCTGACCGAGGCGCTCGACCTCGAATGGGCCGGGCACGACATCCGGGTGCTCGATCTGTGGCCGATGTTCGTCCGGACTTCCATGGTCGACGGATTGCGAGCAACCTCCGGTGACCGGCTGGGCGTCCACTTGAGCCCGGACGACGTTGCGACGGCCCTGCTCAAGGCGGTGACACAGGTCCGCGAGAACCCCGCCTCCGCCCGCATCCGGAATCCGCACATCCCCGTCGGCGGTCAGGCCCGCCTACTCACAGCCCTCGCGCAGGTCACACCGCACTGGGCCAACCGGCTGATCACCAAGGCGGCCACCGGCCGCTGA
- a CDS encoding response regulator transcription factor, with amino-acid sequence MASQLRVLVVEDEPDLAAVVAAYLRNEGFDVDIAENGPDAVLMARSLSPDLVALDIMLPGFDGLEVCRQIRGFSDCYVIMLTARDDEIDKVVGLSVGADDYMVKPFSPRELTARIRAMLRRPRGLGDAVTSRPARTFGRLRLDPEARKAWLGDSELDLTRTEFDLLDTLTSSPRRAFSRRQLIDEVWGDDWFGDEHIVDVHVGHLRKKLEDDAAAPIYIRTVRGIGYGMVT; translated from the coding sequence GTGGCCTCACAGCTTCGCGTGCTGGTGGTGGAGGACGAGCCGGACCTGGCGGCAGTCGTCGCGGCCTACCTGCGCAACGAAGGCTTCGACGTCGACATTGCCGAGAACGGCCCGGACGCCGTTCTCATGGCGAGATCGCTGAGCCCGGACCTGGTCGCCCTCGACATCATGCTGCCCGGGTTTGACGGCCTCGAGGTGTGCCGCCAGATCCGTGGTTTCAGCGACTGCTACGTCATCATGCTCACTGCCCGCGACGATGAGATCGACAAGGTGGTCGGGCTGTCGGTGGGCGCCGACGACTACATGGTCAAACCGTTCTCGCCCCGGGAACTCACCGCTCGCATCCGGGCCATGCTGCGCCGACCACGAGGTCTTGGCGACGCAGTCACGAGCCGGCCAGCTCGGACCTTCGGGCGCCTGCGATTGGATCCGGAAGCCCGCAAAGCCTGGCTGGGCGACAGCGAACTGGATCTCACCCGCACCGAGTTCGACCTGTTGGACACCCTCACGTCTTCGCCCCGGCGAGCGTTCAGCCGGCGGCAGCTCATCGACGAGGTATGGGGAGATGACTGGTTCGGCGACGAGCACATCGTGGACGTCCACGTGGGGCATCTGCGGAAGAAGTTGGAGGACGACGCGGCCGCTCCGATATACATCAGGACGGTGCGCGGTATCGGGTACGGAATGGTGACATGA
- a CDS encoding class II aldolase/adducin family protein: MNPRQEAREAVARVSRDLAHHGLLIGTAGNVSTCLAGPSGDEVAVTGTGVDLGTATADDVTVVDLQGRILDGTLEPTSELQFHLETARERRGALVHTHSPIATAVSLVVDEVPCIHYQQLLLGGSIRVAPFAVFGTPELADNVRRALVGKQAAILANHGTVAWGADLTQAENNALLLEWAAEMYWRAKAIGEPRALTEEQQQAVIEAAIATGYGTTKKVTP; encoded by the coding sequence ATGAACCCCCGTCAGGAAGCCCGCGAAGCGGTGGCCCGGGTCAGCCGTGACCTCGCACACCACGGACTGCTCATCGGCACCGCAGGCAACGTCAGCACCTGTCTCGCCGGGCCCTCGGGGGATGAGGTGGCCGTCACCGGAACGGGCGTGGACCTGGGCACGGCGACGGCGGACGACGTGACAGTGGTGGACCTGCAGGGCCGGATCCTCGACGGAACCCTCGAACCGACGTCCGAGTTGCAGTTCCACCTCGAGACCGCCCGCGAGCGGCGCGGCGCCCTGGTCCACACCCACTCCCCCATTGCCACCGCGGTGTCGCTGGTCGTCGACGAGGTGCCGTGCATCCACTACCAGCAACTCCTGCTGGGCGGCTCGATCCGGGTCGCGCCGTTCGCCGTCTTCGGCACCCCCGAACTCGCCGACAACGTGCGGCGGGCGCTTGTCGGCAAACAGGCAGCCATCCTCGCCAACCACGGGACCGTCGCATGGGGCGCCGACCTGACGCAGGCGGAGAACAACGCACTTCTGCTCGAGTGGGCCGCGGAGATGTACTGGCGGGCCAAGGCGATCGGCGAGCCGCGCGCACTGACCGAGGAACAGCAACAAGCCGTGATCGAGGCGGCGATCGCCACCGGTTACGGGACGACGAAGAAGGTGACTCCATGA